GGAAGCGCGGTGGACGCGGCTTGTGCCCTTTACAGTGGCGAGGAAATATGGACGTGCGGTCCTGTGGCCATGTTGAGATCTCTCGTCCGGCGCATCTCATGCGCCCGCATCTACGCGAGCCTCGAACGGCGGATGGCTTGCGGTTACGGGGGGTGTCATGGCTGTGTCGTGCCCACCGCAAACGGCCCCAAGCGGGTTTGTCGCGATGGACCGGTCTTTGATGCTGAGGAGGTCTGCTGGGATGAGCTCTGAAAGGTCTTCTCTTCGATGTCGTGTCGGTGGTCTCGATCTCAGGTCTCCGATCATAGCAGCTTCGGGGACGTGGCCCCATGATCCGTCATTTTGGCGCGGCGAGTTGACAGCGGGGCTTGGAGCCATCTGCACCAAGGGTATCACGAGAAACAGGCGAGAGGGCAACAGGGGGATTCGCCTGTGGGAAACACCGTGCGGATTGCTCAACAGCATAGGGTTACAGAACAGCGGCGTCGAGGCTTTTATTTCGGGCGAATTGCCAGAGATCGGCAGCCGCGACGTGTCGCTCATAGCCAATGTGGCCGTAGAAGATCTCCCTTCCCTTGCGGAGGTGCTCAAGCTTCTTGCCTCTGTAAAAGACCAGATAGATGCCGTTGAACTCAACATATCTTGTCCGAACGTAGACGAAGGCGGGATTGCTTGGGGATCTAACCCCGAGAGCACGGCAAAGGCTGTAGCCTGCGCGCGCTCTCTTTGGGGCGGTCCGCTTTGGGTCAAGCTTACGCCCCACGCTTGCGACATTGTCAAGGTGGCCACCAGTGCCCAAGAGTGCGGCGCGGACGCTTTGGTGGTCGCCAATACGTGGCTCGGCATGGCCATAGACGTGGAAAGCGAAAAACCGGTCTTCGATAGGGTCGTAGCTGGCCTTTCCGGTCCTGCGGTCTTTCCGTTGGCACTGCGGTTGGTCTGGGAGGTGGCAAGGTGCGTCTCTATCCCCGTGATCGGATGCGGAGGCATAGCGGAGGCAAGGGATGTCGTGGCGATGCTGTTTGCAGGCGCGTCAGCAGTGGAGATGGGCACTGCTCTTTTTTTAGATTTAAACTTACCGGCAAAATTTACACTGATATTAAAAGAATACATGCAACGCCATGGCTACGCCTCGACAGAGGAAATGGTCGGAGTTGCATCGCA
This genomic window from Acetomicrobium sp. S15 = DSM 107314 contains:
- a CDS encoding dihydroorotate dehydrogenase — encoded protein: MSSERSSLRCRVGGLDLRSPIIAASGTWPHDPSFWRGELTAGLGAICTKGITRNRREGNRGIRLWETPCGLLNSIGLQNSGVEAFISGELPEIGSRDVSLIANVAVEDLPSLAEVLKLLASVKDQIDAVELNISCPNVDEGGIAWGSNPESTAKAVACARSLWGGPLWVKLTPHACDIVKVATSAQECGADALVVANTWLGMAIDVESEKPVFDRVVAGLSGPAVFPLALRLVWEVARCVSIPVIGCGGIAEARDVVAMLFAGASAVEMGTALFLDLNLPAKFTLILKEYMQRHGYASTEEMVGVASHAGGI